Proteins from a genomic interval of bacterium:
- a CDS encoding DUF3179 domain-containing protein: protein MDPETGTDPKQGLDPVVAYATEPWPTDWANRTIDLSELLLGIGMIDPRDAIPPIDDPVFESLDEAGEWLDNRAPGMLVSIGGESRFYALSILHRHEIVNDRIGGIPVAVTYCPLCNTALAFDRRVDGEELRFGVSGLLRNSDLVMWDDGTVSLWQQITGEAIVGAAAGTVLTHIPSAIVSFGDFAAAYPDGQSLSRDTGFGIPYGFNPYEGYSSRAAPYPFFTGEVDPRYGALERVVGVTIGGAATAYPFPLIAEVGAVNDSVGGVPVTVFWGGDTADALDSGVVREGRAIGTGIAYLRQVDGRPLTFVKEGEVFRDQETSSTWTLLGEAVSGPLAGTRLEIAVHRNDFWFAWGAFFPGGDVYEGSPGAG from the coding sequence GTGGATCCGGAGACCGGAACCGACCCGAAGCAGGGTCTGGACCCGGTGGTGGCGTACGCCACCGAGCCGTGGCCCACCGACTGGGCCAACCGCACCATCGACCTGTCGGAGCTGCTGCTGGGGATCGGCATGATCGATCCTCGGGATGCCATCCCACCCATCGATGACCCAGTCTTCGAGTCCCTCGATGAGGCCGGCGAATGGCTCGACAACCGGGCGCCGGGGATGCTGGTCTCAATCGGCGGCGAGTCGCGCTTCTACGCGCTCAGCATCCTCCACCGACATGAGATCGTGAACGACCGGATCGGGGGCATCCCGGTCGCGGTCACCTACTGCCCGCTATGCAACACCGCGCTGGCCTTCGACCGCCGGGTGGACGGGGAGGAGCTTCGCTTCGGGGTGTCGGGACTCCTGCGCAACTCCGACCTGGTCATGTGGGACGACGGGACCGTCTCGCTGTGGCAGCAGATCACCGGCGAAGCGATCGTGGGCGCCGCGGCGGGCACGGTCCTCACCCACATCCCGAGCGCCATCGTGTCGTTCGGGGACTTCGCCGCCGCCTATCCGGACGGACAGTCCCTGTCCCGGGACACTGGATTCGGCATACCGTACGGTTTCAATCCCTACGAGGGATACTCGAGCCGGGCGGCGCCCTATCCCTTCTTCACCGGAGAGGTCGACCCCCGCTATGGAGCCTTGGAACGGGTGGTGGGGGTGACCATCGGCGGCGCCGCCACGGCCTATCCATTCCCACTGATCGCTGAGGTCGGGGCGGTCAATGACTCCGTAGGAGGGGTTCCGGTAACGGTGTTCTGGGGTGGCGACACCGCCGATGCGCTCGACAGCGGGGTGGTGCGCGAGGGTCGGGCGATCGGGACGGGCATCGCCTACCTGCGCCAGGTGGATGGGCGCCCGCTGACATTCGTCAAGGAAGGCGAGGTGTTCCGGGACCAGGAAACCTCGTCGACATGGACCCTGCTGGGCGAGGCGGTCAGCGGACCTCTGGCAGGAACCCGGCTGGAGATCGCCGTCCACCGGAACGACTTCTGGTTCGCGTGGGGAGCCTTCTTCCCGGGAGGGGACGTCTACGAAGGATCACCGGGTGCGGGCTAG
- a CDS encoding SDR family NAD(P)-dependent oxidoreductase — translation MIGGCVVVTGAASGIGRAVCDLLLERYETVTLGAVDLDTAGLSDLQSDPRVGVETCDVADQQQVRQAVSRLADRGPLTGLVHAAGNHHAAPSLELDRPGWRSILGVHLDGAFFLAQAVAQAMVEAGSAGSIVNISSVAMDFAWPGRLPYAVAKAGVGALTRTLAAEWAGHGIRVNAVAPGYVDTPMIREAAARGAFDVDQRLQGHALKRFAEPAEIAEVIAFLLSDRASFITGEVIRVDGGFSIVK, via the coding sequence ATGATCGGGGGTTGTGTCGTGGTGACGGGGGCCGCAAGTGGTATCGGCCGGGCGGTTTGCGATCTGCTTCTCGAGCGTTATGAGACGGTGACCCTCGGGGCTGTCGACCTTGACACCGCCGGGCTGTCGGACCTGCAGTCCGATCCCAGGGTCGGGGTCGAGACATGCGACGTGGCCGACCAGCAGCAGGTCCGCCAAGCCGTGTCGCGCTTGGCCGACCGGGGCCCACTTACAGGGCTTGTCCACGCAGCCGGCAACCATCACGCCGCCCCCAGTCTCGAACTCGACCGGCCCGGATGGCGTTCGATCCTCGGTGTGCATCTCGACGGGGCCTTCTTCCTGGCCCAAGCGGTGGCTCAGGCGATGGTGGAGGCCGGCTCAGCCGGGTCGATTGTCAACATCAGCTCGGTGGCGATGGACTTCGCCTGGCCAGGTCGATTGCCCTACGCGGTGGCCAAGGCCGGGGTGGGCGCGCTGACGCGCACGCTGGCGGCCGAGTGGGCGGGACACGGGATCCGGGTCAACGCGGTAGCGCCCGGCTACGTAGACACGCCGATGATCAGGGAGGCTGCTGCGCGGGGGGCCTTCGACGTGGACCAGCGGCTCCAGGGTCATGCCCTGAAGCGTTTCGCCGAACCGGCGGAGATCGCGGAGGTGATCGCGTTCCTGCTCTCGGACCGGGCCTCGTTCATCACCGGAGAGGTCATCCGTGTCGATGGCGGCTTCTCGATCGTGAAGTGA
- a CDS encoding pyridoxal-phosphate dependent enzyme, whose translation MIHGNALDAIGWTPLVRLARLHPPGNLVAKLDYLNPAGSVKERIAVNMIDQAERQGLLGPGGTIIEPTSGNTGAGLAMVGAVRGYRVICTVPDKVAAEKIRLLEAYGAEVIVTPTNLLPEDEDSYYGVARRLTEEIDGAFSPDQYSNPFNPEAHYLTTGPELWEQTGGEIDVFVAGVGTGGTISGTGRYLRERKPSVEMVGADPEGSIYTAPREEDIHQYRVEGVGEDFWPETLDQDIVDRYIMVDDQQSFDMARRVAECEGVLIGGSGGMAVHAALEVAEEDTDRLVVVLLPDSGRGYLSKIWDEEWLAEHGLE comes from the coding sequence GTGATACACGGGAACGCCCTCGACGCCATCGGCTGGACGCCCCTGGTCCGGCTGGCCCGACTCCATCCACCCGGGAACCTGGTGGCCAAGCTCGACTACCTGAACCCGGCCGGGTCGGTCAAGGAGCGGATCGCGGTCAACATGATCGACCAGGCCGAGCGGCAAGGATTGCTGGGTCCGGGAGGGACGATCATCGAGCCCACCTCGGGCAATACGGGGGCCGGCCTGGCCATGGTCGGGGCGGTCCGGGGTTACCGGGTGATATGCACGGTCCCCGACAAGGTCGCGGCCGAGAAGATCCGCCTGCTCGAGGCCTACGGGGCGGAGGTCATCGTCACCCCTACCAACCTGCTGCCGGAGGACGAGGACTCCTACTACGGCGTGGCCCGCCGCCTGACAGAGGAGATCGACGGGGCCTTCAGTCCCGACCAGTACTCCAACCCCTTCAACCCGGAGGCCCACTACCTGACGACCGGACCGGAGCTGTGGGAGCAGACCGGCGGAGAGATCGATGTGTTCGTGGCCGGGGTGGGCACCGGCGGGACGATCTCGGGAACGGGACGGTACTTGCGGGAGCGCAAGCCGTCGGTGGAAATGGTGGGGGCCGATCCGGAAGGATCGATATACACGGCGCCCCGCGAGGAGGACATCCACCAGTACCGGGTTGAGGGCGTCGGAGAGGATTTCTGGCCCGAGACCCTGGACCAGGACATCGTCGACCGGTACATCATGGTCGACGACCAGCAGTCGTTCGACATGGCGCGGCGGGTGGCCGAGTGCGAAGGGGTGCTGATCGGTGGCTCCGGGGGCATGGCCGTACACGCGGCCCTCGAGGTGGCGGAGGAGGACACCGACCGCCTGGTCGTGGTACTGCTGCCCGACTCGGGGCGGGGCTACCTGTCGAAGATCTGGGACGAGGAGTGGCTGGCCGAGCACGGCCTTGAGTGA
- a CDS encoding Rid family hydrolase, which translates to MERTSVPSNRKWSTVGYSRAVRVGNIIEVAGTSSSGPGGQILHAGDMYAQSKRCMDIIVSAVEELGGSVHDIVRTRVFLTDMSLWAEAGRAHGEAFADVEPKPASAFVGTSELLHPDLMVEIEATAILDG; encoded by the coding sequence ATGGAGAGAACGTCGGTACCGTCCAACAGGAAGTGGTCGACGGTCGGGTACTCGAGAGCGGTCCGGGTGGGGAACATCATCGAGGTGGCCGGTACGTCGTCGAGCGGTCCGGGAGGGCAGATCCTGCACGCGGGAGACATGTACGCGCAGTCCAAGCGCTGCATGGACATCATCGTCTCCGCGGTGGAGGAGTTGGGCGGGTCGGTGCACGACATCGTCCGGACCCGGGTGTTCCTGACGGACATGAGCCTGTGGGCCGAGGCGGGCCGCGCCCATGGCGAGGCTTTCGCCGATGTGGAACCCAAACCGGCCAGCGCGTTCGTGGGCACCAGCGAACTGCTCCACCCCGACCTGATGGTGGAAATCGAAGCAACCGCGATCCTGGACGGCTGA
- a CDS encoding sigma-70 family RNA polymerase sigma factor, which yields MAPAGSVAKRERDRNSNKLTDEKGRLTTDLVSQYLAAIGEYELLNAEKEVELAQAIEEGLKAGAALEDGDLDEREDRLRARERRLRNREMKLPEEERHKLEKSWSRLRDDRKKLQKDRLRLKRKRDRGRRAKDEFLTANLRLVVANARRYANTSGIDFLDLIQEGNLGLIRAVEKFDWRKGFKFSTYATWWIRQAITRAIADKSRTVRIPVHLHDTLAAVRAAQASLKAELGRDPKPAEIAEEAGVTLDKVELALSVSDAASLEKPVGEDGAQLGDFIEDQDADDPVQVTVELDVSDCLRRSIDRLPYREGRILSLRYGFLDGVPRTLEEIGEEFNLTRERIRQLEKLALCRLRHPSFGIREQDLI from the coding sequence GTGGCACCCGCAGGCTCGGTAGCCAAGCGGGAGCGGGACAGAAACAGCAACAAGCTGACCGACGAGAAGGGTCGGCTCACAACCGACCTCGTGAGCCAGTACCTGGCCGCCATAGGCGAGTACGAGTTGCTCAACGCCGAGAAGGAGGTCGAGCTGGCCCAGGCCATCGAGGAGGGGCTGAAGGCCGGCGCAGCGCTGGAGGACGGTGATCTCGACGAGAGGGAGGACAGGCTAAGGGCCAGGGAGCGCCGGCTCCGTAACCGGGAGATGAAGCTTCCGGAGGAGGAGCGGCACAAGCTCGAGAAGTCCTGGAGCAGGCTCAGGGACGACCGGAAGAAGCTCCAGAAGGATCGGCTCAGGCTCAAGCGCAAGCGGGACCGCGGTCGCCGGGCCAAGGACGAGTTCCTCACCGCCAACCTCCGGCTGGTGGTCGCCAACGCCCGGAGGTATGCCAACACCTCCGGGATCGACTTCCTCGATCTGATCCAGGAGGGCAACCTGGGTCTGATCCGGGCAGTCGAGAAGTTCGACTGGCGCAAGGGATTCAAGTTCTCAACCTATGCCACCTGGTGGATCCGCCAGGCGATCACCCGTGCCATCGCAGACAAGTCCCGTACGGTGCGCATCCCCGTCCACCTCCACGATACGCTGGCGGCGGTCCGGGCTGCGCAGGCCAGCCTCAAGGCGGAGTTGGGTCGCGATCCGAAGCCGGCCGAGATCGCCGAGGAGGCCGGCGTCACCCTCGACAAGGTGGAGTTGGCCCTGAGCGTCTCGGATGCCGCCTCGCTCGAGAAGCCGGTCGGAGAGGACGGCGCCCAGCTCGGTGACTTCATCGAGGACCAGGATGCCGATGATCCGGTGCAGGTCACCGTGGAGCTGGACGTGTCCGACTGCCTGCGCCGCTCGATCGACCGGCTTCCTTACCGGGAGGGCCGGATACTCTCGCTCAGGTACGGGTTCCTGGACGGCGTGCCCAGGACGCTGGAGGAGATCGGGGAGGAGTTCAACCTCACCAGGGAACGGATCCGTCAGCTGGAGAAGCTGGCCCTCTGCCGGCTCCGCCACCCGTCGTTCGGGATCCGCGAGCAGGACCTCATATAG
- a CDS encoding thioredoxin domain-containing protein, with the protein MALLRDLPLEGLSPYLIQHRDNPVDWHPWGEEAFEAAKTADRPILLSVGYSTCHWCHVMERESFHDHATADFMNRHFVSVKVDREERPDVDSIYMDAVHTMTGRGGWPMTVFLTPGGRPFFAGTYFPDVDRHGMPSFRRVLEAIEHAWRNRRKDVREQADQLTGAIGLTLPPAEDLPGRARVSAAYETLSRQFDLQHGGFGGAPKFPQAPILEFLARISGLATATKAKPMLTTTLTRMARGGIRDHLGGGFARYSVDRVWLVPHFEKMLYDNADLARLYVRAWQITGNPFYREVAVDTLGYMLRDLAHPGGGFFAAEDADSEGVEGKFYVFDHEEFHEVVGPDDGPVAAAYFGVSPGGNFEGANILYEAATVQEVATRFGAPVEEVEGAIGRAKESLLARRSTRVRPGLDHKIITVWNGFALRALAVAGAVLGTEAYLEAARANARFVLGEMRRPDGRLARVWSNGLAPIPGFLEDHASYALGLLELYQATGEVEWFVAARELVDLLEEHFGGPTGVVFASAADASNLVVRPSDQQDNPSASGASLAAECYLLLGHLTGDHRYHERFEQIVRAGDRLLEAAPSAAGHLLAALAASQMGIREVAVTGPRALEWAGRLAGTYRPDLVLAPSPGPADEVPVVAGRYREGETLGYVCERGACRMPVGSYAELEVQVAGKGYDRPS; encoded by the coding sequence ATGGCGCTGCTGAGAGACCTGCCGCTCGAGGGGTTGTCCCCTTACCTGATCCAGCACCGGGACAACCCGGTCGACTGGCACCCATGGGGAGAGGAGGCCTTCGAGGCCGCCAAGACCGCGGACCGCCCGATCCTGCTCTCGGTCGGATACTCGACCTGCCATTGGTGCCATGTCATGGAGCGGGAGTCCTTCCACGACCATGCAACGGCCGATTTCATGAACCGGCATTTCGTATCGGTCAAGGTTGACCGCGAGGAACGACCCGACGTGGACTCTATCTACATGGACGCGGTCCACACCATGACCGGCCGGGGCGGCTGGCCCATGACCGTGTTCCTGACGCCCGGCGGCCGCCCGTTCTTCGCCGGGACGTACTTCCCCGATGTGGACCGCCACGGCATGCCCAGCTTCCGCCGCGTGCTGGAGGCGATCGAGCACGCCTGGCGGAACAGACGGAAAGACGTGCGGGAACAGGCGGACCAGCTGACCGGGGCGATCGGGCTCACCCTCCCACCCGCCGAGGACCTGCCCGGCCGAGCCCGGGTGAGCGCCGCCTACGAGACCCTCTCCCGGCAGTTCGACTTGCAACACGGCGGCTTCGGCGGCGCCCCCAAGTTCCCCCAGGCGCCGATCCTGGAGTTCCTGGCCAGGATCAGCGGCCTCGCCACGGCGACCAAGGCCAAGCCGATGCTCACCACCACGCTGACCCGCATGGCGCGGGGCGGCATCCGGGATCACCTGGGCGGCGGGTTCGCCCGCTACTCCGTGGATCGGGTCTGGCTGGTGCCCCACTTCGAGAAGATGCTCTACGACAACGCCGACCTGGCCCGCCTGTACGTGCGTGCGTGGCAGATCACCGGTAACCCGTTCTACCGGGAGGTGGCGGTCGACACCCTGGGGTACATGTTGAGGGATCTCGCCCATCCCGGGGGCGGGTTCTTCGCGGCGGAGGATGCCGACTCCGAAGGCGTGGAGGGCAAGTTCTACGTATTTGATCACGAGGAGTTCCACGAAGTGGTCGGCCCGGACGACGGGCCCGTGGCCGCCGCCTACTTCGGGGTATCCCCGGGCGGGAACTTCGAGGGCGCCAACATCCTCTACGAGGCCGCCACCGTCCAGGAAGTGGCGACACGGTTCGGCGCCCCGGTCGAGGAGGTCGAGGGCGCGATCGGGCGGGCCAAGGAGAGCCTCCTGGCTCGCCGGAGCACGAGGGTCCGGCCCGGCCTGGACCACAAGATCATCACCGTGTGGAACGGCTTCGCGCTCCGGGCGCTGGCGGTGGCGGGCGCGGTGCTGGGGACAGAGGCCTACCTGGAGGCGGCGCGGGCGAACGCCCGGTTCGTCCTAGGCGAGATGCGCCGCCCCGACGGGCGCCTGGCGCGGGTCTGGAGCAACGGTCTAGCGCCGATCCCGGGATTCCTGGAAGACCACGCGTCGTACGCCCTCGGGCTGCTGGAGCTCTACCAGGCCACTGGAGAGGTCGAATGGTTCGTGGCCGCCCGGGAGCTGGTCGACCTGCTGGAGGAGCACTTCGGCGGCCCGACCGGGGTGGTGTTCGCCAGCGCCGCCGACGCCTCCAACCTGGTGGTAAGGCCGTCCGACCAGCAGGACAACCCGAGCGCCTCCGGCGCATCGCTGGCGGCGGAGTGCTACCTACTGCTCGGTCATCTCACCGGGGACCACAGGTATCACGAGCGCTTCGAGCAGATCGTCCGGGCGGGGGACCGGCTCCTCGAGGCGGCCCCTTCCGCGGCCGGTCACCTGCTGGCGGCCCTGGCCGCGTCCCAGATGGGCATACGGGAGGTGGCCGTGACCGGGCCTCGCGCCCTGGAGTGGGCCGGGCGGCTCGCCGGAACCTACCGGCCCGATCTGGTGCTGGCCCCGTCCCCGGGTCCTGCCGATGAGGTTCCCGTGGTGGCCGGGCGCTACCGGGAGGGCGAGACCCTCGGCTACGTCTGCGAGCGGGGCGCCTGCCGGATGCCGGTCGGATCCTACGCCGAGCTGGAGGTCCAGGTAGCCGGGAAGGGCTACGATCGACCCTCGTGA
- a CDS encoding SDR family NAD(P)-dependent oxidoreductase: MDVHSNMFDLTGKTALVTGGGYGLGRTLVHGLAGHGATVLSVARSGDALAETFSTLGPEHRYIVGDLTDDALYDELDRMPEHIDILVNNAGGDPFIKPWPEQTPEEWRGTYEVNVVAAVRLIHLLSPKMAERGFGRIINVSSIYGSIGQDARNTTRRGGAGAYTAAKHGLIGLTHYLACQLGRTGVTVNTLSPGMITWHPDPSAEARELWEKLADQTPVGRNSLPHDYVTAVVFLAAEGSAFVNGTNLVVDGGWSIW; the protein is encoded by the coding sequence ATGGATGTTCACTCGAATATGTTCGACCTCACCGGCAAGACCGCGCTGGTGACCGGCGGGGGTTACGGTCTCGGCCGCACCCTCGTACACGGGCTAGCCGGGCACGGCGCCACCGTGCTGAGCGTGGCCCGCAGCGGGGATGCGCTCGCCGAGACTTTCTCCACCCTCGGGCCGGAGCACAGGTACATCGTCGGCGATCTGACCGACGACGCCCTGTATGACGAACTCGATCGGATGCCCGAGCACATCGACATCCTCGTCAACAACGCCGGGGGCGACCCGTTCATCAAGCCCTGGCCCGAGCAGACCCCAGAGGAGTGGCGTGGTACCTACGAGGTCAACGTGGTCGCGGCCGTGCGCCTCATCCATCTGCTCAGCCCGAAGATGGCGGAACGGGGCTTCGGCCGGATCATCAACGTCTCGTCGATCTACGGCTCTATTGGCCAGGACGCCCGCAACACGACCCGTCGGGGCGGCGCCGGGGCGTACACGGCTGCCAAGCACGGGCTCATCGGGCTCACCCACTACCTGGCGTGCCAGCTGGGCAGGACCGGGGTCACGGTGAACACCCTCAGCCCGGGAATGATCACCTGGCATCCCGACCCGAGCGCCGAAGCGCGGGAGTTGTGGGAGAAGCTGGCCGACCAGACGCCTGTGGGTCGCAACAGCCTGCCCCACGACTACGTGACCGCGGTCGTGTTCCTCGCCGCCGAGGGATCGGCCTTTGTGAACGGCACCAACCTCGTCGTCGACGGCGGGTGGAGTATCTGGTAG
- a CDS encoding SMP-30/gluconolactonase/LRE family protein, protein MATSRGRRVLAPSGDDLGESPVWDPRTGTVAWIDASGASVLHRLDWRTGAHSRYPLATRCTAIGLGPVPDVYVAALGDGVGLLDSHGFLLEKVGLSDGPSAALTNDGACSPDGAFWFGTTTPSRQPLAGTLWRYDGGITPVATGYTLSNGIAWQEDGETFYHVDTFERIVRRNKWDPGQGHLDEEVFLTFAEEDGLPDGIALDIEGGLWIAFWGTGSVRRYDPDGHVDHEIRFPVPNVTAVAFAGDDLATLVVTSARSAEDGDPVDGSGHLYACDALVSGLAPMIHHAGARTPRSARGPARRGEEGA, encoded by the coding sequence ATGGCGACGTCACGAGGCCGGCGCGTACTGGCACCGTCCGGAGATGACCTGGGCGAGTCGCCGGTCTGGGATCCACGGACCGGCACGGTCGCCTGGATCGATGCAAGCGGGGCCTCTGTCCTGCACCGGCTGGACTGGCGCACCGGCGCCCACTCCCGGTACCCGCTGGCCACCCGGTGCACAGCCATCGGTCTCGGCCCTGTACCGGACGTCTACGTAGCGGCTCTGGGTGACGGGGTCGGGCTCCTCGACAGCCACGGGTTCCTGCTGGAGAAGGTCGGCCTCAGCGACGGTCCGTCCGCGGCGCTCACCAACGACGGGGCGTGCAGTCCGGACGGTGCCTTCTGGTTCGGGACGACCACGCCCAGCCGGCAGCCGCTCGCGGGAACCCTCTGGCGGTACGACGGGGGGATCACCCCGGTGGCCACCGGGTACACGCTCTCTAACGGCATTGCATGGCAGGAGGATGGGGAGACCTTCTACCACGTGGACACGTTCGAACGGATCGTCCGGCGCAACAAGTGGGATCCGGGTCAGGGGCACTTGGATGAGGAGGTGTTCCTGACCTTTGCTGAAGAGGACGGCCTTCCCGACGGGATAGCCCTCGACATCGAGGGAGGGCTGTGGATCGCCTTCTGGGGGACGGGTTCCGTCCGCAGGTACGATCCCGACGGTCATGTCGATCATGAGATCCGGTTCCCGGTCCCCAACGTCACCGCGGTGGCGTTCGCCGGCGACGACCTCGCCACCCTTGTCGTCACTTCCGCCCGATCCGCCGAAGACGGCGATCCCGTAGATGGATCCGGGCACCTGTACGCTTGTGATGCGCTGGTGTCCGGCCTGGCGCCCATGATCCATCACGCGGGCGCCCGGACGCCTCGATCAGCTAGAGGCCCGGCTCGCCGGGGCGAGGAGGGGGCATGA
- a CDS encoding helix-turn-helix transcriptional regulator has product MSPDGGLAFARLFAKRREEMDVSVVDIATRTGRPIEVVVGWEKGSAIPDSDELVDVSAALKLPMPLLEEALRRVDEHRLLSPPPEPEAGLDEDTLYDIEIVELEEPDLATHPGSEPLELPELPGTKLISAARQSLGRRRAMARAPVANPSYLEDSEETITYRLRMIFAAAGVAVVALVLRWALGGLGSAVADLWGALADAL; this is encoded by the coding sequence ATGTCTCCGGACGGAGGGCTGGCGTTCGCCCGCCTGTTCGCGAAGCGCCGCGAGGAGATGGATGTCTCCGTGGTGGACATCGCCACCCGAACCGGCCGGCCGATCGAGGTGGTGGTCGGCTGGGAAAAGGGCTCTGCAATCCCTGATAGCGACGAGCTGGTGGATGTGTCCGCAGCGCTGAAGCTGCCGATGCCCCTCCTGGAGGAAGCCCTGCGGCGGGTCGACGAGCACAGGCTGCTGTCGCCGCCACCCGAGCCCGAGGCCGGGCTGGACGAGGACACCCTGTACGACATCGAGATCGTCGAGTTGGAGGAGCCGGATCTCGCGACGCATCCGGGGAGCGAGCCTCTCGAGCTACCCGAGTTGCCCGGGACGAAGCTGATCTCGGCCGCCAGGCAATCGCTCGGGCGCCGGCGCGCCATGGCTCGGGCTCCGGTCGCCAATCCCTCCTACCTGGAGGACAGCGAGGAGACGATCACCTACCGGCTCCGTATGATCTTCGCCGCCGCCGGGGTGGCGGTCGTGGCGCTGGTCCTGCGCTGGGCGCTGGGAGGACTGGGCTCCGCCGTAGCCGACCTCTGGGGCGCCCTGGCGGACGCCCTCTGA